A genomic segment from Streptomyces sp. NBC_00654 encodes:
- a CDS encoding DUF397 domain-containing protein, with protein MSDTLRWFTSSYSGSSGGECVEVAYDWRTSSYSSGSGGECVEVATCPHAVHVRDSKVHEGPTFTVAPDAWSAFLTWAN; from the coding sequence ATGAGCGACACCCTTCGGTGGTTCACGTCCAGCTACAGCGGATCCAGCGGAGGCGAGTGCGTCGAAGTCGCCTACGACTGGCGCACGTCCTCCTACAGCAGCGGCAGCGGAGGCGAGTGCGTCGAGGTGGCCACCTGCCCCCACGCCGTCCACGTCCGGGACTCCAAGGTCCACGAGGGCCCCACGTTCACCGTCGCCCCCGACGCCTGGTCGGCGTTTCTCACCTGGGCGAACTGA
- a CDS encoding helix-turn-helix transcriptional regulator: MASAQNRESASPTVRLVADLARMARVRKGLTQEQLGKQTGYSAAAISAMETCAQPASDHLLMKLEEVVGDGMGTFEQARQYMRMEAYPPQFKNYAPLEQTAVSLHLCSMQVVHGLFQTEEYARALIGGSFPPLPEQRVEQLVKGRVIRKELFDRDPMPMIELILEESVLTRVIGNEMIMREQMRYLVECAQRRNVTLYVLPLNAGTFGEYAGDRGEMTLVETPEHQHLVYLEPQDESLLISDPAKVSTYAQRYAKIRSQALGPRESLDLIMRLAGVEE, encoded by the coding sequence ATGGCGAGTGCGCAGAACAGGGAATCGGCCAGTCCAACGGTCAGGCTGGTGGCCGATCTCGCCAGAATGGCGCGTGTCCGAAAGGGCCTGACCCAGGAGCAACTGGGCAAGCAGACCGGCTACTCGGCGGCGGCGATCAGCGCGATGGAAACCTGTGCCCAGCCCGCGAGCGACCATCTGCTGATGAAGCTGGAGGAGGTGGTCGGGGACGGCATGGGCACCTTCGAGCAGGCGCGGCAGTACATGCGGATGGAGGCGTACCCGCCGCAGTTCAAGAACTACGCGCCACTGGAGCAGACAGCCGTAAGCCTCCACTTGTGCTCGATGCAGGTCGTGCACGGCCTGTTCCAGACGGAGGAATACGCGAGGGCACTGATCGGCGGCAGCTTCCCGCCGCTGCCCGAGCAGCGGGTGGAGCAACTGGTGAAGGGCCGCGTCATCCGCAAGGAGCTGTTCGACCGGGACCCGATGCCGATGATCGAGCTGATCCTCGAAGAGTCCGTGCTCACCCGGGTCATCGGCAACGAGATGATCATGCGCGAACAGATGCGGTACCTGGTGGAGTGCGCACAGCGTCGCAACGTCACGCTCTACGTGCTGCCGCTGAACGCCGGGACGTTCGGGGAGTACGCGGGTGATCGCGGCGAGATGACCCTGGTGGAAACACCGGAGCACCAGCACCTCGTTTACCTGGAGCCCCAGGACGAGAGTCTGCTGATCAGCGACCCGGCAAAGGTAAGTACATACGCCCAGCGTTATGCGAAGATCCGATCACAGGCCCTGGGTCCTCGTGAATCGCTGGACCTCATCATGCGGTTGGCAGGAGTAGAGGAATGA